The following coding sequences lie in one Arachis hypogaea cultivar Tifrunner chromosome 4, arahy.Tifrunner.gnm2.J5K5, whole genome shotgun sequence genomic window:
- the LOC112797171 gene encoding CBL-interacting protein kinase 2, protein MEQKGSVLMQRYELGKLLGQGTFAKVYHARNLATGMSVAIKVIDKEKILKVGMIEQIKREISVMRLIQHPHVVELYEVMASKTKIYFVMEYAKGGELFNKILKGKLKEDVARRYFQQLISAVDYCHSRGVCHRDLKPENLLLDENENLKVSDFGLSALAESKHQDGLLHTTCGTPAYVAPEVINRRGYDGVKADIWSCGVVLFALLAGYLPFQDKNLMEMYRKIGKAEFKFPKWFAPDVRRLLSKILDPNPRTRISMAKIMESSWFKKGLDKSVITATENKELAPLDAEGVFDTCENCPIAKPKKEQGKPFNLNAFDIISFSSGFDLSGLFEDAEQKKEVRFTSNKSASTIFSKLEDICKRFQLKVNKKDGGLLKLEGSKEGRKGILGIDAEIFEITPQFHLVELRKANGDTVEYKKLLKHDIWPALKDIVWSWQGEQPTQHEVVPEEQQQQSHVVPGY, encoded by the coding sequence ATGGAACAAAAAGGAAGTGTGCTTATGCAGCGATACGAACTAGGGAAGTTATTAGGCCAAGGGACCTTTGCAAAGGTCTACCATGCTAGGAACCTTGCAACTGGCATGAGTGTGGCCATTAAGGTAATTGATAAAGAGAAGATATTGAAAGTTGGGATGATTGAACAGATTAAGCGTGAAATTTCTGTGATGAGACTAATTCAGCATCCACATGTGGTTGAGCTTTATGAGGTAATGGCCAGTAAAACCAAAATCTACTTCGTCATGGAGTATGCAAAAGGGGGTGAGCTCTTCAACAAGATACTTAAAGGAAAACTCAAAGAGGATGTTGCCAGGAGATACTTTCAGCAACTGATTAGTGCAGTAGACTATTGTCACAGCCGGGGTGTGTGCCATCGAGATTTGAAACCAGAAAATCTACTATTGGATGAAAATGAGAATTTGAAGGTTTCAGACTTTGGATTGAGTGCTCTTGCTGAATCGAAGCACCAAGATGGATTACTCCATACAACATGTGGTACGCCCGCCTATGTTGCGCCAGAAGTGATAAACAGAAGGGGTTATGATGGGGTGAAAGCTGATATATGGTCCTGCGGGGTAGTCTTGTTTGCTCTGCTGGCTGGTTATCTTCCATTCCAGGATAAAAATCTGATGGAGATGTATAGGAAAATCGGTAAGGCGGAATTCAAATTTCCTAAGTGGTTTGCACCTGATGTTCGCCGATTGTTGTCCAAAATCTTGGATCCAAACCCAAGGACAAGGATATCAATGGCCAAAATCATGGAAAGTTCTTGGTTTAAAAAGGGGTTAGACAAGTCTGTGATTACTGCAACTGAAAACAAAGAGCTAGCCCCTCTGGATGCTGAAGGTGTTTTCGACACATGCGAGAACTGTCCAATTGCAAAGCCCAAGAAAGAGCAGGGAAAACCTTTCAATTTAAATGCCTTTGACATAATCTCTTTCTCCTCCGGCTTTGACTTATCCGGTTTGTTTGAGGATGCCGAGCAAAAGAAAGAGGTCCGGTTCACATCCAACAAGTCCGCCTCGACCATATTCTCTAAGTTGGAAGACATTTGCAAGCGCTTTCAGTTAAAAGTGAATAAGAAAGACGGAGGTTTGTTGAAGTTGGAAGGTTCCAAGGAAGGCAGAAAAGGGATCTTGGGCATTGATGCTGAGATTTTCGAGATAACCCCACAGTTCCATCTGGTAGAGTTGAGAAAGGCCAATGGTGACACAGTGGAGTACAAGAAGCTTCTGAAACACGACATTTGGCCGGCTCTCAAGGACATTGTTTGGTCATGGCAGGGAGAACAACCAACACAACATGAAGTGGTGCCGGAAGAGCAACAACAGCAGTCTCATGTTGTGCCTGGTTATTAG
- the LOC112797172 gene encoding small ribosomal subunit protein eS25x gives MAPKKDKAPPPSSKPAKSGGGKQKKKKWSKGKQKEKVNNQVLFDQASYDKLLSEAPKFKLITPSILSDRLRINGSLARKAIRELMARGSIRLVSAHASQQIYTRATNT, from the exons ATG GCTCCAAAGAAAGATAAGGCTCCTCCACCATCTTCCAAGCCCGCCAAATCTGGCGGTGGCAAGCAGAAGAAGAAG AAGTGGAGCAAGGGAAAGCAGAAGGAGAAGGTGAACAATCAGGTGCTGTTTGATCAGGCTTCATATGACAAGCTCCTCTCTGAAGCACCCAAATTCAAGCTCATCACTCCTTCCATTCTCTCTGATCGTCTGAGG ATTAATGGGTCACTTGCAAGGAAGGCGATAAGAGAGTTGATGGCTAGAGGTTCAATCCGGCTGGTGTCCGCTCACGCGAGTCAGCAGATTTACACTAGGGCAACAAACACCTAG